One region of Etheostoma cragini isolate CJK2018 chromosome 16, CSU_Ecrag_1.0, whole genome shotgun sequence genomic DNA includes:
- the cercam gene encoding procollagen galactosyltransferase 2 — protein sequence MLFHFLVLGALVFQSECYFSEEMYPEESKMQLPTVVFVIIARNSAHSLPYYLGALERLNYPKDRISVWAATDHNSDNTTAILKEWLTVMQKFYHYVEWRPMDQPTSYAGELGPKHWPNTRYEYVMKLKQAALNFARKRWADYILYADTDNILTNPETLNLMIAENKSAIAPMLDSQGAYSNYWCGITPQGYYRRTAEYFPTRHRHRLGCFAVPMIHSTMLLDLRKEGMKKLAFFPPHKDYSWPYDDIIVFAFSCRAAEVQMYLCNKERYGYLNVPAKPHQTLEDDRLNFVHVQLESMIDGPPMHPSRYVHMFPKQRDLLGFDEIYLINLRRRPDRRDRMLYSLNELEIDVKVVDAVDGNALNSSDIKLLGVDLLPGYYDPFSGRTLTKGEVGCFLSHYFIWKEIVDLQMDKALLFEDDVRFQANFKRRVLRLMEEVELVELDWDIIYFGRKHVNPVKEEAVENVHNLVKADYSHWTLSYAISLQGAQKLLNAEPLSKMLPVDEFLPIMYDKHPNEDYKSHFLNRNLEAYSTHPLLVQPCHYAGDPQWVSDTETSTLWDDDAVHTDWRGSHKTLKGAAPAPDMLSASYRDEL from the exons ATGTTATTTCACTTTCTAGTTTTAGGGGCCTTGGTTTTCCAGTCTGAATGTTACTTTTCGGAGGAAATGTATCCGGAGGAGTCGAAGATGCAGCTTCCTACGGTGGTTTTCGTTATCATAGCCCGAAACAGTGCTCACTCCCTGCCCTACTACCTCGGAGCTCTGGAGAGACTCAACTACCCCAAAGATCGCATCTCTGTGTG GGCAGCCACTGATCACAATTCAGATAACACCACAGCCATACTGAAAGAGTGGCTTACTGTTATGCAGAAATTCTACCATTATGTTGAGTGGAGACCAATGGACCAGCCAAC gTCCTATGCAGGAGAGTTGGGTCCTAAGCATTGGCCCAACACCAGATATGAGTATGTGATGAAGCTGAAGCAGGCAGCACTCAACTTCGCCAGGAAACGCTGGGCCGATTATATCCTG TACGCTGACACAGACAATATCCTCACCAACCCAGAAACCCTCAACCTGATGATAGCAGAGAACAAGTCAGCTATCGCTCCCATGCTCGACTCTCAGGGAGCATACTCCAACTACTGGTGTGGTATCACTCCACAG ggATATTATCGACGAACAGCAGAGTATTTTCCCACGCGTCACCGTCACAGACTTGGCTGCTTCGCTGTGCCAATGATCCACTCTACCATGCTGCTGGATTTAAGAAAGGAAGGCATGAAGAAACTGGCCTTCTTCCCTCCCCACAAGGACTACTCGTGGCCCTACGACGACATCATCGTGTTCGCCTTTTCCTGCCGAGCTGCGG AGGTACAGATGTACCTGTGTAACAAGGAGCGCTACGGCTACCTGAACGTCCCAGCCAAACCTCACCAAACCTTGGAAGATGATCGCCTCAACTTCGTCCATGTCCAACTTGAGTCCATGA TCGATGGTCCTCCTATGCACCCCTCACGATACGTCCATATGTTCCCCAAACAGAGAGATCTCTTGGGCTTTGATGAG ATATATCTGATTAATCTGCGACGGCGTCCTGACCGTAGAGACCGGATGTTGTACTCTCTGAATGAGCTGGAGATTGACGTCAAGGTGGTGGATGCTGTGGATGGAAA tgcACTGAACAGCAGTGACATTAAGCTCCTGGGTGTGGACCTGTTGCCAGGCTACTATGACCCGTTCTCTGGCCGCACCCTGACCAAAGGAGAGGTGGGCTGCTTCCTCAGCCACTACTTTATCTGGAAGGAG ATAGTGGACTTGCAGATGGACAAGGCGCTGCTGTTCGAAGACGACGTCCGTTTCCAGGCCAACTTCAAACGACGAGTCCTCAGACTGATGGAGGAGGTGGAGCTGGTGGAGCTTGACTGGGACATCAT ATACTTTGGCAGGAAGCACGTGAATCCCGTAAAGGAGGAGGCAGTGGAAAACGTTCACAACTTGGTAAAGGCCGACTACTCGCACTGGACTCTGTCCTACGCCATCTccctgcagggtgcccaaaaaCTGCTCAACGCTGAGCCGCTGTCCAAGATGCTTCCTGTCGATGAATTCCTCCCCATCATGTATGACAAACATCCCAA TGAAGACTACAAGTCCCATTTCCTCAACAGAAACTTAGAAGCCTACAGTACACACCCCCTTTTGGTCCAGCCCTGTCACTACGCCGGTGATCCCCAGTGGGTGAGCGACACGGAGACGTCAACGCTGTGGGACGATGACGCTGTACACACTGATTGGAGGGGTTCCCACAAGACCCTGAAAGGGGCTGCGCCGGCACCCGACATGCTGTCAGCCTCCTACAGAGATGAACTTTAG